The following are encoded in a window of Collinsella aerofaciens genomic DNA:
- a CDS encoding TIGR03905 family TSCPD domain-containing protein, translating to MISFDYKPQGVCAHNIHLDLSDDGNKVMGVEFTGGCDGNLKAISKLVEGAPADRVIEVLAGNTCGMKKTSCADQLTRAIEAARTEIA from the coding sequence ATGATTTCGTTTGATTACAAGCCTCAGGGCGTGTGCGCTCACAATATTCACCTTGATCTTTCCGATGACGGCAACAAGGTGATGGGCGTTGAGTTTACCGGCGGCTGCGACGGCAATCTCAAGGCTATCTCCAAGCTGGTCGAGGGCGCTCCTGCCGATCGCGTAATCGAGGTTCTCGCCGGTAATACCTGCGGTATGAAAAAGACCTCCTGCGCCGACCAGCTTACACGCGCTATCGAGGCCGCTCGCACCGAGATCGCCTAA
- a CDS encoding SpaA isopeptide-forming pilin-related protein — protein sequence MSNAPTHSVHSAIATGPLLLLLFLLFGCLAPRAAFAVDGYDQLGFRTISDDCGPFFIGKYEAQDASIAYCMNQERPGPTKPGGPWLNFDQGWVWLDDEFAAIVCHGYPTATSFGGYHLSPDRARAATQLAVWMLNGTTHVDGTYSYTTAQGKTKSGHFTADNEVVAAARWLHDNAKSGSIKAAPHRARRYLGAVSGGSKRQDMLYVLPAVSVSFKKQSANAAITSGNNTYQFDGATFDIFESASGAHVGTVQMDSNGRAQATLLPNTAYYLVETKAPAGYVPRHDRIAFTTGNDGGRVAIDEQPGTINLRIVKLDAATNAGHQVGASLAGAEFTCVSQSTPGWAQILTTDESGRATLADVPLGTFTIYESKAPEGYLPSNDSWTYTVGADQLGDSGVVEIESRVSDIPIAFNLEISKFKDYGNSDQSGLEQPAGGVVFEVVSNSSQQVVGTLTTNIYGFASTEDQPEAWFGTGKRPAGVHGAVPYDRAGYTVREVPETVPEGFKRAGEWTVGANQISDDAELQYIVDNHALSTHLQIVKRDAQTGASVPLAGFTFQLLDSNHEPVSQTCWYPAHNVMDTFTTDATGTVTLPESLVPGTYYVRETSAKEPYLVSEEIEVNIPADMNLTPVAIASYYDRAATGNIRIVKTDAVDGSSLAGAIFEIRASGDIVRPDGSIAALDGETVATVTTDETGEARADNLPLGSGTARYEVVETQAPAGFLLDQTTHIVDLTYADQKTPVVEARLNVSDDYTKVDISKVDASGEQEVEGARLTLYGPDKTEIDSWTSSDKPHRVEHLAPGTYSLREMMSPRTYDLAEEITFEIKDTGEVQSVAMKDAPIEIKGQVDKRQELVQPIEKGLLANGDGKNRAAMQTNTDGLFSYTIDARNDSTTWVDEFTITDDLECAEDDTARFVSIETPVAIGDLNGLCNVWYRTTPLDSTDVDEPANATLDDGHENPWLESDEVKESLGEDCRLVDYDGWHLWKADVSTTESTTLEAKELDLASNTVVTGIRIEYGAVAAGFTTRSDADSWTRDDLKDEHDDLDYAKAILGTDARGAIVHMQATSAYTPQTALTNSARVDLCRNGGGDKLESHDEDRVIQRCTLPQDLPATGSVPIAACITALLTSGAAALWFARLRSIPKKR from the coding sequence ATGTCCAACGCACCCACGCACTCTGTCCACAGCGCAATCGCAACAGGTCCGCTGCTCCTGCTCCTCTTCCTGCTTTTCGGCTGCCTGGCACCGAGAGCCGCATTTGCCGTCGATGGCTACGACCAACTCGGCTTCCGCACTATTAGCGATGATTGTGGGCCCTTCTTCATCGGCAAGTATGAAGCTCAAGACGCCTCGATTGCCTACTGCATGAACCAGGAGCGCCCCGGCCCCACCAAGCCGGGCGGCCCATGGCTCAACTTTGATCAAGGCTGGGTGTGGCTCGACGACGAGTTCGCGGCAATCGTTTGTCACGGATATCCTACCGCCACGTCGTTTGGCGGTTACCATCTTTCACCCGATCGCGCCCGCGCCGCAACCCAGCTTGCCGTATGGATGCTCAACGGCACTACCCATGTCGACGGTACCTATTCCTACACGACCGCTCAGGGCAAAACCAAGAGCGGGCACTTTACCGCCGACAATGAAGTCGTGGCGGCTGCGCGGTGGCTCCACGACAACGCAAAATCAGGAAGCATCAAAGCCGCTCCGCACCGCGCGCGGCGCTATCTAGGAGCCGTATCGGGCGGCAGCAAACGTCAAGACATGCTCTATGTACTGCCGGCAGTCTCTGTTTCCTTCAAAAAACAGTCTGCAAACGCCGCCATTACCAGCGGAAACAATACTTATCAGTTTGACGGGGCAACATTCGATATTTTTGAGAGCGCCAGCGGCGCGCATGTCGGCACCGTCCAGATGGACAGCAACGGTCGAGCGCAAGCAACACTTCTGCCCAACACGGCATACTACCTAGTTGAAACGAAGGCGCCGGCCGGCTATGTCCCCCGCCACGATCGTATTGCCTTTACCACGGGGAATGACGGCGGGCGGGTCGCCATTGATGAACAGCCCGGCACCATCAACCTGCGTATCGTAAAACTCGATGCCGCGACGAATGCCGGCCACCAGGTGGGAGCTTCGCTCGCAGGAGCAGAGTTCACGTGTGTGTCGCAATCAACCCCTGGATGGGCACAAATCCTCACGACCGACGAAAGCGGTCGGGCCACCCTCGCCGATGTCCCCTTAGGAACCTTTACCATCTACGAATCAAAAGCCCCCGAGGGCTACCTGCCATCCAACGACAGCTGGACCTATACCGTTGGAGCCGACCAGCTCGGCGATTCAGGCGTGGTCGAGATCGAATCTCGCGTTTCCGATATCCCCATTGCGTTTAACCTTGAGATTTCCAAATTCAAGGATTACGGCAATAGCGACCAATCCGGCCTGGAGCAGCCGGCGGGTGGTGTTGTCTTTGAGGTTGTCAGCAACAGCTCTCAGCAGGTTGTTGGCACACTGACCACAAACATCTATGGCTTTGCCTCCACCGAAGATCAGCCCGAAGCATGGTTCGGCACAGGCAAGCGACCCGCCGGTGTCCACGGAGCCGTCCCATACGACCGTGCCGGCTACACGGTTCGTGAGGTTCCGGAAACCGTCCCCGAGGGTTTTAAACGTGCAGGGGAATGGACCGTCGGGGCAAATCAGATTTCCGACGACGCCGAGCTTCAATATATCGTGGACAACCACGCTCTGTCGACGCATCTCCAGATTGTAAAACGCGATGCCCAAACAGGCGCTTCTGTTCCCCTAGCCGGATTCACCTTCCAACTCCTCGACAGCAATCACGAACCTGTCTCACAAACTTGCTGGTATCCAGCACATAACGTAATGGACACCTTTACGACTGACGCGACCGGGACCGTCACACTGCCAGAATCGCTCGTGCCGGGCACCTATTATGTACGCGAAACCTCGGCCAAAGAGCCCTATCTTGTCAGCGAAGAAATCGAGGTAAACATACCCGCCGACATGAACCTAACGCCCGTTGCAATCGCCTCGTATTATGACCGCGCCGCGACCGGAAATATCAGGATCGTTAAAACCGATGCCGTAGACGGCAGCAGCCTCGCGGGCGCCATCTTTGAGATCCGTGCCTCGGGTGATATCGTGCGCCCCGACGGTAGCATTGCCGCACTCGACGGTGAGACTGTCGCTACCGTCACGACGGATGAAACTGGAGAAGCACGCGCGGACAACCTCCCACTGGGATCTGGCACCGCACGCTACGAGGTTGTCGAGACTCAAGCGCCGGCAGGCTTCTTGCTCGATCAGACAACCCATATTGTCGACCTTACTTATGCCGACCAGAAAACACCCGTTGTAGAAGCACGGCTTAACGTATCCGACGATTACACCAAGGTTGATATCTCCAAGGTCGATGCAAGCGGTGAGCAGGAAGTAGAAGGCGCACGGCTCACCTTATATGGTCCCGATAAAACCGAAATAGACTCCTGGACCTCATCCGACAAGCCACACCGCGTCGAACATCTTGCACCCGGCACCTACTCGTTGCGCGAAATGATGTCTCCGCGGACCTATGACCTTGCCGAGGAGATAACGTTTGAAATAAAGGATACGGGAGAAGTCCAATCCGTCGCGATGAAGGATGCGCCCATCGAGATCAAGGGGCAGGTCGACAAGCGTCAGGAACTTGTCCAACCTATCGAAAAGGGCCTGTTGGCTAACGGCGATGGTAAAAACCGTGCCGCGATGCAAACCAATACGGATGGGCTTTTCTCCTATACCATCGACGCTCGAAACGATTCAACTACCTGGGTTGATGAGTTTACAATTACCGATGATCTTGAGTGTGCCGAGGACGATACGGCGAGATTCGTCTCAATCGAAACCCCCGTCGCCATCGGCGACCTCAACGGTCTGTGCAACGTGTGGTATCGCACGACGCCGTTGGACTCGACAGACGTCGATGAGCCGGCAAACGCGACACTTGACGATGGGCACGAAAATCCTTGGCTTGAGTCCGACGAAGTAAAGGAAAGTCTGGGTGAGGATTGCCGCCTCGTCGATTACGACGGCTGGCACCTCTGGAAGGCGGATGTCTCGACCACGGAATCCACCACACTCGAGGCGAAAGAACTCGACCTTGCGTCCAATACCGTCGTAACGGGCATTCGCATTGAATACGGTGCGGTAGCCGCCGGCTTTACGACTCGAAGCGATGCGGATTCTTGGACCCGCGATGATCTCAAAGATGAGCACGACGACCTTGACTATGCCAAAGCAATCCTTGGCACAGACGCTCGGGGCGCAATCGTGCACATGCAGGCGACGTCGGCTTATACGCCCCAAACCGCACTCACCAACAGCGCACGCGTCGATCTTTGCCGCAACGGCGGCGGCGATAAACTTGAGTCACATGACGAGGACCGTGTCATTCAACGCTGTACCCTACCGCAGGACCTACCGGCAACAGGATCAGTTCCCATCGCCGCTTGCATCACCGCGCTCCTGACCTCGGGTGCCGCAGCCCTATGGTTCGCTCGCCTTAGGTCGATCCCAAAGAAGCGCTAG
- a CDS encoding response regulator transcription factor — protein sequence MASDAKKILLVEDEKAIRDAVAAYLEREGYWVVGVGDGQSAIEEFEKHQFDLVVLDLMLPKIPGERVCRTIRDTSDVPIIMLTAKGEIEDRIIGLELGADDYLIKPFSPRELVARVRALFRRAHQADEPAVEVLDFGDLVIDISGHKILVEGKEVDLTASEFKLLTTLARHPGRVYNRMELVEKVLGYDFEGYERTIDSHVKNLRAKLGDDPKKPKWLYTVHGVGYRFEAPAKTDKSDEK from the coding sequence ATGGCTTCAGATGCAAAAAAGATTCTGCTGGTCGAGGATGAGAAGGCAATCCGTGACGCCGTCGCTGCCTATCTCGAGCGCGAAGGCTACTGGGTTGTGGGCGTCGGCGACGGCCAGTCCGCGATCGAGGAGTTCGAGAAGCATCAGTTCGACCTGGTCGTGCTCGACCTTATGCTCCCCAAGATCCCCGGCGAGCGCGTTTGCCGCACCATTCGCGATACCTCGGATGTCCCCATCATCATGCTGACGGCTAAGGGCGAGATCGAGGACCGTATTATCGGTCTTGAGCTCGGCGCCGACGACTATCTGATTAAGCCGTTCTCGCCGCGCGAGCTCGTCGCCCGCGTTCGCGCTCTGTTCCGCCGTGCCCATCAGGCCGACGAGCCCGCCGTCGAGGTACTCGACTTCGGCGATCTGGTCATCGATATCTCGGGCCACAAGATCTTGGTCGAGGGCAAGGAAGTCGATCTGACGGCTTCCGAGTTCAAGCTGCTCACCACGCTTGCCCGCCATCCCGGCCGTGTGTATAACCGCATGGAGCTGGTCGAGAAAGTGCTCGGGTATGACTTTGAGGGCTATGAGCGCACCATCGATAGCCACGTGAAGAATCTTCGCGCCAAGCTGGGCGATGATCCCAAGAAGCCCAAGTGGCTCTACACCGTCCATGGTGTCGGCTATCGCTTCGAGGCTCCGGCCAAGACCGATAAGTCGGACGAGAAATAG
- a CDS encoding twin-arginine translocation signal domain-containing protein, whose translation MGIADHIKNGISRRGFVLGGAAAGAATVLAGCSKKTGTSDDAAGEPQVIKDDSKIISITDEYEAVDIDLEPAASWTLPLGTLLYYCDGDYAAAMMAPASALHANTLGVLNLGDGSLTTLIEDPIEGTGYAFYDVRAGDGVFAWVEMNFANSSWKLYAQNLSGASLSGDVVELDRGGKDYDPPLFTAFGASVIWYKMPSAGGNKTSSDSFCYRRSLDESKAEVIWKSTGRFASAPRASDGILTISPRVRNDEGVYYGITAIDLTDGNNTKRAQLVLPSSVSPFEAVYMGDTFVFSIEAAYSGVGSLGNMGTYIGNEGGPYLFLSREPLACAAGKKNKYLVKVQASHFLIDTSAKTYGSLLSPDRALEYGDYPATAGKSDSFLTYATVRNSQGIPETVTARLFSL comes from the coding sequence ATGGGTATCGCCGATCACATCAAGAACGGAATATCGCGTCGCGGCTTTGTACTCGGTGGGGCTGCCGCGGGCGCTGCCACGGTGCTTGCCGGATGCTCGAAAAAAACGGGCACCAGCGATGATGCCGCCGGCGAGCCGCAGGTTATCAAGGATGATTCCAAAATCATCTCGATTACGGATGAGTACGAGGCAGTCGACATCGATCTTGAGCCGGCGGCGTCGTGGACGCTGCCTCTGGGTACGCTGCTGTACTACTGCGACGGCGATTACGCCGCGGCAATGATGGCGCCCGCATCGGCACTGCACGCCAACACGCTCGGTGTGCTCAACCTGGGCGATGGCTCGCTTACCACATTAATCGAGGATCCTATCGAGGGCACGGGATATGCATTCTACGATGTCCGTGCCGGCGACGGCGTATTCGCGTGGGTTGAGATGAACTTTGCCAATTCATCGTGGAAGCTCTACGCTCAAAATCTGTCGGGCGCTTCGCTCTCTGGCGACGTGGTTGAGCTCGATCGAGGTGGCAAGGACTACGATCCGCCGCTGTTTACGGCGTTCGGGGCATCAGTCATCTGGTATAAAATGCCTTCGGCAGGCGGCAATAAAACGAGTAGTGATTCGTTTTGCTATCGTCGCTCGCTTGATGAATCCAAGGCCGAGGTAATTTGGAAATCGACGGGCCGCTTTGCATCGGCCCCGCGCGCGAGCGACGGCATTTTGACCATCTCGCCGCGTGTCCGCAACGACGAGGGCGTCTACTACGGCATAACGGCAATCGATCTGACCGACGGCAACAACACCAAACGTGCCCAGCTAGTCCTTCCCTCGTCAGTCTCGCCTTTCGAGGCCGTATATATGGGCGATACCTTCGTGTTTTCTATCGAGGCGGCCTATAGTGGCGTGGGCAGCCTGGGCAATATGGGCACATATATCGGTAATGAGGGAGGGCCGTACCTCTTCCTGTCCCGCGAGCCGCTCGCATGTGCGGCTGGCAAGAAGAATAAATACCTTGTTAAGGTACAGGCGTCGCATTTCCTGATCGACACCTCTGCCAAGACCTATGGCTCGCTGCTGTCGCCCGACCGCGCCTTGGAGTATGGCGATTATCCAGCTACGGCGGGAAAATCGGACTCATTCCTTACGTACGCCACGGTGCGCAACAGCCAGGGTATACCAGAGACGGTCACTGCACGTCTATTCTCTCTTTAA
- the purB gene encoding adenylosuccinate lyase: MIDRYTRPEMGHIFSLENKYAIWQEIEVLACEAQAELGKIGISKDEAQWIRDHANFEKAKVDEIEEVTRHDVIAFLTNMKEYIDADVPEGDPKPSRWVHYGMTSSDLGDTALCYQLTQACDLIIEDVKKLGEICKRRAFEERNTLCAGRTHGIHAEPMTFGMKFGSWAWELKRDLDRLEDARKNVAFGAISGAVGTYSSIEPFVEEYVCEHLGLVHDPLSTQVISRDHHAYLAGVLATTAATCERIATEVRNLQKTDTLEAEEPFRKGQKGSSAMPHKRNPITMEKVCGLSRVVKANAQVAFDNVALWHERDISHSSAERVAQADSFIALDHMFQCLIRVIDGLQLYPARMMANLNKTRGLIFSSKVLLALVDTGITREDAYAIVQENAMATWHEVQDCVSGPTFKERLEADPRCTVSQEKLDEIFDPWDFLTRIDTVFDRLEQLSFE; encoded by the coding sequence ATGATCGATCGCTATACCCGCCCGGAGATGGGACACATCTTCTCCCTCGAGAACAAGTACGCCATTTGGCAGGAAATCGAGGTTCTGGCCTGCGAGGCCCAGGCGGAGCTCGGCAAGATCGGTATTTCCAAAGACGAGGCCCAGTGGATCCGCGACCATGCCAACTTTGAGAAGGCGAAGGTCGATGAGATCGAGGAAGTCACGCGCCACGACGTCATTGCCTTCCTGACCAACATGAAGGAATACATCGATGCCGATGTTCCCGAGGGCGACCCCAAGCCCAGCCGCTGGGTTCACTATGGCATGACCAGCTCGGATCTGGGCGACACGGCCCTGTGCTACCAGCTCACCCAGGCCTGCGACCTGATCATCGAGGACGTCAAGAAGCTCGGCGAGATTTGCAAGCGTCGCGCCTTCGAGGAGCGCAACACGCTCTGCGCCGGCCGCACTCATGGCATCCATGCCGAGCCGATGACCTTTGGCATGAAGTTTGGCTCTTGGGCCTGGGAGCTCAAGCGCGATCTGGACCGTCTTGAGGATGCCCGCAAGAACGTTGCCTTTGGTGCCATCTCGGGCGCTGTCGGCACGTACAGCTCCATCGAGCCGTTTGTCGAGGAATATGTCTGCGAGCACCTGGGCCTGGTTCACGACCCGCTGTCCACGCAGGTTATTAGCCGCGATCATCACGCCTACCTCGCCGGCGTTCTCGCCACCACCGCGGCCACCTGTGAGCGCATCGCTACCGAGGTTCGCAATCTGCAGAAGACCGATACACTCGAGGCCGAGGAACCGTTCCGTAAGGGTCAAAAGGGCAGCTCCGCCATGCCGCACAAGCGCAACCCCATCACCATGGAGAAGGTCTGCGGCCTGTCGCGCGTCGTGAAGGCCAACGCGCAGGTTGCCTTCGACAACGTCGCCCTGTGGCACGAGCGTGACATTTCACACTCCTCTGCCGAGCGCGTCGCCCAGGCCGACAGCTTCATCGCCCTCGACCACATGTTCCAGTGCCTCATTCGCGTTATCGACGGCCTGCAACTGTATCCCGCCCGCATGATGGCCAACCTCAATAAGACCCGCGGCCTCATCTTCTCTTCCAAGGTACTGCTCGCCCTCGTCGACACGGGCATCACCCGCGAGGACGCGTACGCCATTGTGCAGGAGAACGCTATGGCAACCTGGCACGAGGTACAGGATTGTGTCTCCGGCCCCACCTTTAAGGAGCGTCTCGAGGCCGACCCGCGCTGCACCGTCAGTCAGGAGAAGCTCGACGAGATCTTTGATCCGTGGGACTTCCTCACCCGTATCGACACGGTCTTTGATCGTCTGGAGCAGCTGAGCTTCGAGTAG